Proteins from one Bombus pascuorum chromosome 15, iyBomPasc1.1, whole genome shotgun sequence genomic window:
- the LOC132914390 gene encoding protein ELYS isoform X2, with amino-acid sequence MKELGEVSCEIRSVVDIQHSITKCLNNVKGDDSGPSNGSQIYNGLDGVYGGFLNDATYAWLSYGCHLVVLNTKTGESTSSWTFRGKITCVCQFPAQCGELPLLLVGLDNEATRIKDSVGLLCIFDCTSSRVLRAIKMPAGVEQVCIVSGATDWEGFNDRRPDNILMQMDGIACVVLRNLHHLMIDLQRSTWEIPDLSVTMDEISPAEIQFLTTKDSFHRNSSKHMTCNLLTQRIEKHIGFNRENFELNTFPDEKLTNTIISSMKIGCLISGCLGRVIIWQNDGSVGWISVPMDETMIITHLALLEPTDDPRPFYYLWVVFQDDSFKMPPILRMFALLFQRKYCDRGTNLYFNLEGEPSLKFEIELDPKDRVVSLSTFERGTNLDQTESECRKGEDSLLLISTTNRTLLFDLNQWYKEQMPQTLSECKNPNSILSCYNTNHRACNITGKEIISCAYIPRTLQEFPNNSLNSSEELFYPNSLFFEWIELSLSKLTFWYTRGVQAELLREIALAGPIMLTQPSEMFHKCLSVGLTPFNTEISFSSDHNAQRDMLLSLCLEQRWATFLIKCAKEWSDGSAAYMYPSFLKWGIQRASSIKMIADRLCIPLFDQSGNNIGESEVKTLRFCYQQLECLSNVVAKLPFETSSLIKQRRALKRVSMYFQVLLWFYDVGLLPESECLEEGPLPISLALKIPYPFEKLFSLYKEKRESIKDNNAKEGSEEVLFIDELIARECPALNLQWEREAGEANTNGYYPPPSLQSLLRSYLTDCDQTESNEIECKHQITIYLLMDLAMLLQGSYPGVDQLIKYPSSFKISPSLIKLTQAFWLLDHEDYQGFLDMMTGQLVSDSDVKDWHHKLVLKTLIRNSQHKLALMYLRIKKPPLSSFQEQSTLINLSVEHGLVQSAFHHRLQSHYTQLLMCFFQSCKNYNKLGDILHLALDTEEEEMFVKFLEDSKSEDIKLLYYLQRCRYMEANSGNTTTWFSSVASKNMHFDMLNAYNATLPNVVKRFSMNMGKSNLDADLESRYPRPMTHNKSFQKTANIYETVIRKAKETYVRTEKSVVPFVTAPCAALKSSNDRININCVMSPKIVQMNNKRTLEQVLHDEENSGMRTPERIKRRKLLDDSEAALSAAFSTPLVKRKISTNRDIPIETPHSILKIRQLIRSSTSPTAASLQDEITGSPVSDREHKINRQIRFNISQSKNSCSHGEVSREEEFSKLNTSDQDDEVFVSPATSEKCLIDSPVLSDSSYTCKNIYTARPRPSLRRTYLQTSTESINESLSNCSKTKNSVNSRLSIPSVNVLNNRSLTNTPQVSKKLSMLSSSSYSPAVLSPDSSFEIKVPSRRSDKSDLQHPLKIPKQENTNHNSLMASIPMTKSSSPENPRHSSEELISTQVEEDIVPEAFYENREKILENIDQSNHLELRNDKKLKEDVKDICINRDVSSSKVFANINEDHEGDEEEYKSLSKNNVSCLENKEQRHRSFHEKLPKEFEHDVGKHVSSKNGVLFDITDDESSNGSDEVFLVLDEPESKEKQGSKTVPMNTDNIFDASNITDDESDSSIEVLDNLQRSTAHLDKEENIRDQSRFSQKKEENAEEQKTKDKSIRLDNNNSNYRRTRRNSVRSSSDHIEPKDIVNTSNLDSESLEITPRMTRSRRASSISKETTISPLNSPCKVLTKTPRSRRASSLVKEVLIASVVPTDESVKQIASSGSDGSSGISSPRKIRSKRASSVAKDISIQAKSEEDKVPVRRSLRRSVSIQKELPESSEKKVQTETKSSNTKQSSGGSNKSSTVSIRSRKESQTSEQDEEEPSIVKSSRRRGSSVPKESVNVVRITRRSSSIAKEIVSKELGSSSESVKEQYFVEQVVSKPAANTRSRRSSIQSIPEELEEILSVPLKERVSTTNKRQEAARNPRLRRAASVELSQVETRRKTRSVRSKEIFEETIMEEEGTETISPIDDSKKVSKKRKRGVSETSTREANEAKLKPRRGTKQSTKQDTKDKAANQFSFSQPEKTDDQPLDQKAIGEVPKYMFSPPHTRSKTMASDHRSLFTHAYNSS; translated from the exons atgaaagaactAGGGGAAGTTAGCTGTGAG ATACGCAGTGTTGTAGATATTCAGCATTCTAtaacaaaatgtttaaataacgtaaaaggaGATGACAGTGGACCATCAAATGGTTCGCAAATATATAATGGTCTTGATGGTGTTTATGGAGGTTTTCTAAATGATGCCACGTATGCTTGGCTAAGTTATGGTTGCCATTTAGTAGTTCTTAATACAAAAACTGGTGAAAGTACCAGTTCGTGGACCTTCCGAGGGAAAATCACTTGTGTTTGTCAATTTCCTGCTCAGTGTGGGGAACTACCATTGCTCCTTGTTGGTTTGGACAATGAAGCAACTAGAATTAAAGATTCCGTGGGTTTATTGTGTATCTTTGACTGTACTTCCTCTCGTGTTTTAAGAGCTATTAAA aTGCCAGCTGGTGTAGAACAAGTTTGTATTGTATCTGGTGCAACAGATTGGGAAGGATTTAATGACAGAAGACCAGACAATATTCTTATGCAAATGGATGGTATAGcttgtgtagtattacgcaatcTTCATCATCTCATGATTGATCTTCAGAGATCTACTTGGGAGATTCCTGATTTATCTGTTACAATGGATGAAATTTCTCCAgctgaaatacaatttttaacaactAAAGATTCCTTTCATAGAAACAGTAGCAAACACATGACTTGTAATTTGCTAACTCAAC GTATAGAAAAGCACATTGGTTTCAATagagaaaattttgaattgaaTACTTTTCCAGacgaaaaattaacaaatactATAATTAGCTCAATGAAAATTGGTTGTTTAATATCAGGATGTCTAGGCAGAGTGATAATATGGCAGAATGATGGTTCTGTGGGATGGATTAGCGTACCCATGGATGAAACCATGATAATAACACATTTAGCATTATTAGAACCAACAGATGATCCTAGACCTTTCTACTATTTGTGGGTTGTTTTTCAAGACGATTCGTTTAAGATGCCTCCTATCTTGAGAATGTTTGCCTTATTGTTCCAGCGAAAATACTGTGACAGAGgaactaatttatattttaatctggAAGGAGAGCCTAGCCTTAAATTCGAGATTGAATTAGACCCAAAAGATAGAGTGGTTAGTTTGTCTACGTTCGAAAGAGGAACTAATCTGGACCAAACAGAGTCAGAATGTAGAAAAGGTGAAGACAGTTTACTTCTAATTTCAACTACTAATAGAACTTTATTATTCGATTTGAATCAATGGTACAAGGAACAAATGCCTCAAACTCTCAGTGAATGCAAGAATCCAAATAGCATATTGTCCTGTTATAATACAAATCACAGGGCTTGCAACATAACTGGCAAAGAGATAATAAGTTGTGCCTATATTCCTCGCACTTTACAAGAATTTCCTAATAATAGTTTAAACTCATcagaagaattattttaccCAAATTCTTTGTTCTTTGAATGGATAGAGTTAAGTTTGtcaaaattaacattttggTATACTAGAGGAGTCCAAGCTGAATTACTTCGTGAAATTGCCCTTGCAGGGCCTATCATGCTAACGCAACCGTCTGAAATGTTTCACAAGTGTCTCTCCGTTGGTTTGACTCCGTTCAAcacagaaatttcattttctagcGATCATAATGCTCAGAGGGATATGTTATTATCGCTTTGTTTGGAGCAACGTTGGGCGACTTTCTTGATTAAATGTGCCAAAGAATGGTCAGATGGAAGTGCCGCCTACATGTATCCAAGTTTCTTAAAGTGGGGAATACAGCGCGCGTCTTCTATAAAAATGATCGCTGATCGTCTATGTATTCCTCTATTTGATCAATCAGGTAATAACATAGGCGAATCCGAAGTAAAAACGTTGAGATTTTGTTACCAACAATTGGAATGTTTATCCAATGTAGTAGCTAAGTTACCTTTTGAAACAAGCAGTTTAAtcaagcaacgaagagcactAAAGCGAGTATCTATGTACTTCCAAGTATTATTATGGTTTTACGACGTGGGTTTGTTACCCGAATCGGAATGTCTAGAGGAAGGTCCTTTACCAATATCTCTAGCTCTGAAAATTCCATATCCAttcgaaaaattgttttctctgtataaagaaaaacgagaatCGATTAAAGACAATAATGCAAAAGAAGGAAGTGAAGAGGTGCTTTTCATAGATGAATTGATAGCTCGAGAGTGTCCTGCATTGAATTTACAGTGGGAAAGAGAAGCTGGAGAAGCGAATACCAATGGCTATTATCCTCCACCTTCTTTGCAGTCGTTACTGAGGAGTTACTTGACTGACTGCGATCAGACAGAGTCAAATGAGATAGAATGTAAACATCAGATCACTATATACCTTCTAATGGATTTAGCtatgctgttacagggttccTATCCTGGAGTTGATCAATTGATCAAATATCCTTCATCTTTCAAGATAAGTCCAAGCCTCATAAAACTTACCCAAGCATTCTGGCTTCTAGATCATGAGGATTACCAAGGTTTCTTGGACATGATGACTGGCCAATTAGTCAGTGATTCTGATGTCAAAGACTGGCATCATAAACTTGTACTAAAAACACTGATAAGGAACAGTCAGCACAAGTTAGCTTTAATGTATCTACGCATAAAGAAACCTCCTTTGTCATCCTTTCAAGAACAAAGcacattaataaatttatcagtGGAGCATGGTTTGGTTCAATCTGCTTTTCATCATAGATTACAGTCACATTATACACAGCTACTAATGTGTTTCTTTCAATCCTGcaagaattataataaactcggcgatattttacatttggcTTTGGATACTGAAGAAGAGGAAATGTTTGTCAAGTTTCTGGAGGATTCCAAGTCTGAAgacataaaattattgtattatttgcaACGTTGTCGATACATGGAAGCCAATAGTGGAAACACTACTACTTGGTTCAGTTCTGTTGCTTCAAAGAATATGCATTTTGATATGTTAAATGCCTACAATGCAACTTTACCTAACGTAGTGAAGCGGTTTTCCATGAACATGGGTAAAAGTAATCTAGATGCAGATTTAGAGTCCAGATATCCCAGACCTATGACCCACAACAAAAGTTTTCAGAAAactgcaaatatttatgaaacagtTATCAGGAAGGCAAAGGAAACCTATGTTAGAACAGAAAAGTCTGTGGTTCCTTTCGTCACTGCCCCTTGTGCGGCGTTAAAGTCATCTAATGACAGGATCAATATAAATTGTGTAATGTCTCCCAAAATAGTACAAATGAATAACAAACGCACTTTGGAACAGGTTTTGCATGATGAAGAGAACAGTGGTATGAGAACACCAGAAAGAATAAAACGTAGGAAGTTGTTGGATGATAGCGAAGCAGCTTTAAGTGCTGCATTTAGTACCCCATTGGTAAAACGGAAAATATCGACCAATAGGGATATTCCGATTGAAACTCCgcattctattttaaaaattcggcAGCTTATAAGATCTTCGACGTCTCCAACTGCTGCTAGCCTACAGGATGAAATCACAGGTAGTCCAGTGTCGGATAGGGagcataaaattaatagacAGATACGATTCAATATTAGTCAGTCAAAGAACAGCTGTTCTCATGGTGAAGTTAGCagagaagaagaattttctaaACTTAATACGTCTGATCAAGACGATGAAGTGTTCGTGAGTCCAGCGACAAGTGAAAAGTGTCTGATTGATAGTCCAGTTTTATCAGATAGTAGTTATacttgcaaaaatatatatacagctCGACCTAGACCGAGTCTTAGAAGAACTTACTTACAAACGTCTACAGAATCCATAAATGAGTCTTTGTCCAATTGTTCAAAGACAAAAAATTCCGTAAATTCTCGTTTGAGCATTCCTTCAGTCAATGTATTGAATAATCGCTCTTTAACGAACACGCCGCAGGTATCCAAAAAATTATCTATGTTATCTTCCTCCAGTTATTCCCCTGCGGTTCTTTCTCCAGATAGTAGCTTTGAGATAAAAGTTCCTTCAAGAAGGTCTGATAAGAGTGACCTTCAGCATCCCTTGAAAATCCCTAAACAAGAGAATACTAATCATAATTCTCTTATGGCCTCAATACCTATGACAAAGAGTTCTAGCCCTGAAAATCCGCGACACAGTTCGGAGGAATTAATTAGCACACAAGTTGAAGAGGACATTGTTCCAGAagcattttatgaaaatagaGAGAAGATCTTGGAAAATATAGATCAATCAAATCATTTAGAACTAcgtaacgataaaaaattaaaagaagatgtgaaagatatatgtataaatagagATGTTTCGAGCTCTAAAGTTTTTGCTAATATTAATGAAGATCATGAAGGAGATGAAGAGGAATATAAAAGTCTTTCTAAGAATAATGTAAGTTGTTTAGAGAACAAAGAACAACGCCATCGATCATTTCATGAGAAATTACCGAAAGAATTTGAGCACGATGTTGGAAAACACGTTAGTTCTAAAAATGGTGTACTATTCGACATCACTGACGATGAATCCTCAAATGGTAGCGATGAGGTATTCTTAGTTCTCGATGAACCGGAGAGTAAAGAAAAACAAGGTTCAAAAACGGTACCAATGAATACAGACAACATCTTTGACGCTTCAAATATCACAGATGATGAATCTGATTCCAGCATAGAAGTATTAGATAATCTTCAAAGAAGTACTGCACATCtggataaagaagaaaatatacgtGATCAATCCAGGTTTTCccagaagaaggaagaaaatgcaGAGGAACAGAAGACAAAGGACAAGTCGATTCGACTTGATAAcaataattctaattatagAAGAACTAGGAGGAACTCAGTTCGAAGTTCATCAGATCATATAGAACCAAAGGACATTGTTAATACTTCCAATTTAGACTCTGAATCCCTAGAAATCACACCTAGAATGACCAGATCACGTCGAGCTTCATCCATATCGAAAGAAACTACTATATCTCCTTTAAATTCACCTTGCAAGGTTCTTACAAAGACGCCACGATCGAGACGAGCCAGTTCGTTGGTGAAAGAAGTATTAATTGCTTCTGTAGTACCTACAGATGAAAGTGTGAAGCAGATAGCCTCTTCTGGATCAGATGGATCATCTGGGATTTCATCGCCAAGGAAAATCAGGAGCAAGAGGGCATCTTCTGTTGCTAAGGATATTTCCATACAGGCAAAAAGTGAGGAAGATAAAGTTCCAGTGAGAAGGAGTTTAAGGCGTTCTGTCTCAATACAAAAGGAGCTACCAGAAAGTAGTGAGAAAAAGGTTCAAACAGAAACTAAGAGCTCAAATACCAAACAATCCTCAGGAGGATCAAATAAATCGAGTACAGTCTCAATTCGATCAAGAAAGGAATCTCAAACAAGTGAACAGGATGAGGAAGAGCCTAGTATTGTTAAGTCATCAAGGAGACGAGGTAGTTCTGTACCTAAAGAGTCAGTCAACGTGGTAAGAATAACTCGAAGGTCTAGCAGCATAGCTAAGGAAATTGTCTCAAAGGAGCTTGGATCATCATCAGAATCAGTAAAAGAACAGTATTTTGTAGAACAGGTAGTAAGCAAACCAGCTGCAAACACACGTAGTCGTAGATCCTCAATACAATCAATACCGGAAGAacttgaagaaattttaagcGTACCATTAAAAGAAAGAGTCTCTACTACGAACAAGAGGCAAGAGGCTGCACGGAATCCTCGACTGAGAAGAGCAGCAAGCGTGGAATTATCTCAAGTAGAGACAAGGAGGAAAACCAGAAGTGTCCGTAGCAAGGAAATCTTTGAAGAGACAATAATGGAGGAAGAAGGGACAGAAACCATAAGTCCAATAGACGATTCTAAGAAAGTTTCTAAGAAGAGGAAACGTGGTGTTTCTGAAACCTCTACTCGAGAAGCGAACGAAGCAAAATTAAAACCAAGAAGAGGAACAAAGCAATCAACAAAACAAGATACCAAGGATAAGGCAGCTAAtcagttttctttttcacaGCCAGAAAAGACGGATGATCAACCATTGGATCAAAAAG cTATTGGAGAAGTTCcaaaatatatgttttcaCCACCGCATACCAGATCAAAAACTATGGCTTCTGATCATCGTAG CTTATTCACTCATGCTTATAATAGCAGCTAA